In the Clostridium beijerinckii genome, one interval contains:
- the tenA gene encoding thiaminase II has product MQFSQRLLLKGKPIWEACLEHPFLKELSEGTLKEDKFCFYVKQDYVYLIDYIKLFALGMVKADSLEDIQAFAKCANAIVNIEMDAHTEYAKKFGITREELEATKPNASNLSYTKFMLQVSSEGSLAELVAALLPCMWSYAFIGKTLAKNSKALEHPLYSEWILTYATEEYNKENDWCVKLMDKLAEGLPERQLQKLEEIFIISSKYEYMFWDGCYKKESWVI; this is encoded by the coding sequence ATGCAATTTTCACAAAGATTATTATTGAAAGGTAAACCTATTTGGGAAGCATGCTTGGAGCATCCTTTTCTTAAGGAACTTAGTGAGGGGACTTTAAAGGAAGATAAGTTTTGCTTTTACGTTAAACAGGATTATGTTTATCTAATAGATTATATAAAGCTTTTTGCATTAGGTATGGTTAAAGCAGATTCATTAGAAGATATACAAGCCTTTGCTAAATGTGCAAATGCTATAGTAAATATTGAAATGGATGCACATACTGAATATGCTAAGAAGTTTGGAATAACTAGGGAAGAATTAGAGGCCACAAAGCCAAATGCAAGCAATTTGTCATACACAAAGTTTATGTTACAGGTATCATCAGAAGGATCGTTAGCTGAACTAGTAGCAGCGCTGCTTCCATGTATGTGGAGCTATGCATTTATTGGGAAAACCTTAGCAAAGAATAGTAAGGCATTAGAGCATCCACTTTACAGTGAATGGATACTTACATATGCAACCGAAGAATATAACAAGGAAAATGATTGGTGCGTAAAACTTATGGATAAACTAGCAGAAGGGCTTCCAGAAAGACAACTTCAAAAATTAGAAGAAATTTTCATTATATCTTCAAAATATGAATATATGTTTTGGGATGGGTGCTACAAAAAGGAAAGTTGGGTTATTTAG
- a CDS encoding ABC transporter ATP-binding protein encodes MKALEINNLSFGYKDSDKLIVDDLSFDINKNEFVTIIAPSGTGKSTLFRLILGLLKPQKGKIDILKDGNKNIIGYMPQKDSLMPWRNILDNTAIGLELNGYSKKEARKVAATYFEGFGLKGTEKYYPHELSGGMRQRASFLRAIVNNPSIILLDEPFSSLDALTRRKMQSWLLDLCQRQSNTVFMITHDIEEALLLSDRILICTELPYRNLKSIDVNIERPRNYETTLSSEFIELKRDILNVLDSLEENKGGI; translated from the coding sequence ATGAAAGCATTGGAAATTAATAATTTATCCTTTGGATATAAGGATTCGGATAAATTAATAGTAGATGATTTATCTTTTGATATAAATAAAAATGAATTTGTCACAATTATTGCACCTAGTGGCACAGGCAAAAGTACCCTTTTTCGATTAATTTTAGGACTATTAAAGCCACAAAAGGGTAAAATAGATATATTAAAAGATGGTAATAAAAATATTATAGGATATATGCCTCAAAAAGATTCTTTAATGCCTTGGAGAAATATTCTTGACAATACAGCAATTGGACTTGAATTAAATGGTTATAGTAAGAAAGAAGCCAGAAAAGTGGCAGCTACATACTTTGAGGGTTTTGGACTTAAGGGAACTGAAAAATATTATCCACATGAATTATCAGGTGGTATGAGGCAGAGAGCTTCATTTTTAAGAGCAATAGTAAATAATCCTTCCATAATCTTATTGGATGAGCCATTTTCTTCTCTAGATGCGTTAACAAGAAGAAAGATGCAGTCATGGCTTTTAGATCTTTGCCAAAGACAAAGTAATACTGTGTTCATGATAACTCATGATATAGAGGAAGCTTTACTTTTATCAGATAGAATTCTTATTTGTACGGAGCTTCCATATAGAAATCTAAAATCTATAGATGTAAATATTGAAAGACCAAGGAATTATGAGACCACACTTTCTAGTGAGTTTATTGAGCTAAAAAGAGATATTTTAAATGTTCTTGACTCCTTAGAAGAAAATAAAGGGGGGATATAG
- a CDS encoding ABC transporter permease, which translates to MKKIKDYIFPLIFLIIIILAWEFIIPYFKVPNFILPRFSEIIKALVDQKDLIYKHSLITLGEALLGLIASVIIGISCALSIYLWRNVSKTLYPIIIFSQTIPTIALSPIMVMWFGYTIWSKVAVVILFCFFPIVISTLDGLNSVDRDLEDVLKALGGNRFQIFFKLHMNSVLPNFLSSFKIAATYSISGATIGEWLGAEKGLGIYIKRAAGMLQADSVFAGVLVLSFLGLILFSVGFLLEKILLKYRRGLKEDNHEIKKA; encoded by the coding sequence ATGAAAAAAATTAAAGACTATATATTTCCTTTAATATTTTTGATAATTATAATTTTGGCCTGGGAATTCATAATACCATATTTTAAGGTGCCGAATTTTATTTTGCCTAGATTTTCTGAAATCATAAAGGCTTTAGTAGATCAAAAAGATTTAATATATAAACATTCTCTTATCACACTAGGGGAAGCACTATTAGGGCTTATTGCGTCCGTAATTATAGGTATATCTTGCGCACTTTCCATATACCTTTGGAGAAATGTTTCGAAAACTTTATATCCAATTATAATTTTTTCGCAAACAATTCCGACTATAGCTTTATCTCCAATTATGGTTATGTGGTTTGGATATACTATATGGTCAAAGGTTGCAGTGGTAATATTATTTTGTTTTTTCCCTATAGTAATAAGTACATTAGATGGATTAAATAGTGTAGATAGAGATTTAGAGGATGTTTTAAAAGCTCTTGGAGGAAATAGATTTCAAATATTTTTTAAACTCCATATGAATTCCGTATTACCTAATTTTTTGAGCAGTTTTAAAATAGCTGCAACCTACAGTATTTCAGGGGCTACCATTGGAGAATGGCTAGGTGCTGAAAAGGGATTAGGTATATATATTAAGAGAGCAGCAGGAATGCTTCAGGCAGATTCTGTTTTCGCAGGAGTGTTAGTTTTATCATTTCTAGGATTAATTCTATTTTCCGTAGGATTCTTGCTAGAAAAGATTTTATTAAAATACAGAAGAGGATTGAAGGAGGACAATCATGAAATTAAAAAAGCTTAG
- a CDS encoding ABC transporter substrate-binding protein: MKLKKLSIFLLFIMLVSLVFSGCSSASNNKEDKSATKELKEVNVLLDWYPNAVHSFLYAAEEQGYFKEAGLKVNLITPAGTDDGIKLVAAGKADLAISYPKQIILARGENIPIKSVGAIVRSSLNQLMVRKDSGVKTLKDLEGKKVGYASFDIDKETVKAMVAQAGGDPSKVEFVDVGYDLMPGIETKQVDAIIGGYINHEKILLEKKGIELETFAPSDFGVPNNYELAFVASDDTIKNNNDTIQAFLGAAKKGFEYTQKNPDKALDLILKAQNESFPLDEETEKKSLEILLPLMENESGKFLSQDKENWNNNIKWLKDKNLLQADVDSKDVFQ; encoded by the coding sequence ATGAAATTAAAAAAGCTTAGTATATTTTTACTATTTATTATGTTAGTTAGTTTAGTATTTAGCGGGTGCTCTAGTGCTTCCAATAATAAGGAAGACAAGAGTGCTACCAAAGAACTTAAAGAAGTTAATGTTCTTTTAGACTGGTATCCAAATGCAGTACATTCATTCTTATATGCAGCAGAAGAGCAAGGATACTTTAAAGAAGCAGGATTAAAGGTTAACTTAATTACACCTGCAGGTACAGATGATGGAATTAAATTAGTAGCAGCAGGAAAAGCTGATTTAGCAATAAGCTATCCTAAACAAATTATCTTAGCAAGAGGCGAAAATATTCCTATTAAATCTGTTGGAGCAATAGTTAGAAGTTCATTAAACCAACTAATGGTTCGTAAAGATTCAGGCGTTAAAACATTAAAGGATTTAGAAGGAAAAAAAGTTGGATATGCATCTTTTGATATTGATAAAGAAACTGTTAAAGCAATGGTAGCACAAGCTGGTGGAGATCCATCAAAGGTTGAATTTGTAGATGTTGGATATGACTTAATGCCTGGAATTGAAACAAAACAAGTTGATGCAATTATAGGTGGATATATAAACCATGAAAAAATATTATTAGAGAAAAAAGGTATTGAATTAGAAACTTTTGCGCCATCAGATTTTGGCGTGCCAAATAACTACGAATTAGCATTTGTTGCAAGTGATGATACAATTAAGAATAATAATGATACAATACAAGCGTTCTTAGGAGCTGCTAAAAAAGGATTTGAATATACTCAAAAGAATCCTGATAAGGCTTTAGATTTAATATTGAAGGCTCAAAATGAAAGTTTCCCATTAGATGAAGAGACAGAAAAGAAGAGCTTAGAGATACTTTTACCTCTTATGGAAAATGAAAGTGGTAAATTCTTAAGTCAAGATAAAGAAAATTGGAATAACAATATTAAATGGTTAAAAGATAAGAATTTACTTCAAGCTGATGTAGATAGTAAAGATGTGTTTCAATAA
- a CDS encoding PQQ-dependent sugar dehydrogenase — MKKIIKNILFNTVFKSHNKSNVQVIVGASRQLNYEIQVIAENLYVPWAIDISDEGKIYFTERSGAIRVIEDGKLNPNPIIKFNEPFVSQGEGGLMGIALDSNYSKNHYMYVMHTYGEGDVIYNRVVRVIESNNRAVIDKVLIDKIPGGRIHNGGRIKIGPDKKLYITTGDAGNSALAQDPKSLAGKILRIELDGSIPEDNPISNSALYSLGHRNPQGLAWNSKNVLYESEHGQSANDEINIIKPGSNYGWPLFQGDEESTEIQIKKPLIHSGQDTWAPSGIAFATQGPLQGKLLVANLRGQQLLVISLNRDGSVVNNVESWFKNEYGRLREVIQAKDGSIYITTSNRDGRGNINTGDDKIIRLILK; from the coding sequence ATGAAAAAAATAATTAAAAACATTTTATTTAACACAGTATTTAAGAGTCACAATAAATCGAATGTACAAGTAATAGTAGGGGCATCAAGACAACTTAATTACGAAATTCAAGTTATAGCTGAAAATTTATACGTACCATGGGCAATAGATATAAGTGATGAAGGAAAAATATATTTTACGGAGCGGTCTGGAGCAATTAGAGTTATTGAAGACGGCAAACTTAATCCTAATCCAATAATAAAATTTAATGAACCTTTTGTCAGTCAAGGGGAAGGTGGTTTGATGGGGATTGCTCTAGATTCAAATTATTCGAAAAATCATTATATGTATGTTATGCATACATATGGAGAAGGAGATGTAATTTATAATCGTGTTGTGAGAGTGATTGAGAGCAATAATAGGGCGGTTATTGATAAAGTTCTTATAGATAAAATACCTGGGGGACGAATTCATAATGGAGGCAGAATAAAGATAGGCCCAGATAAAAAATTATATATTACAACAGGAGATGCAGGAAATTCAGCATTGGCGCAAGATCCTAAAAGTTTAGCAGGAAAAATACTACGAATAGAATTAGATGGCAGTATTCCAGAAGATAATCCAATTTCTAATTCAGCACTTTATAGCTTAGGTCATCGAAATCCTCAAGGATTAGCTTGGAATTCAAAAAATGTTTTGTATGAGTCAGAGCATGGACAGTCAGCTAATGATGAAATAAACATAATTAAGCCAGGAAGCAATTATGGGTGGCCTCTTTTTCAAGGAGATGAGGAATCTACTGAAATTCAGATAAAAAAGCCATTAATACACAGCGGACAAGATACATGGGCGCCTTCTGGTATTGCTTTTGCAACCCAAGGACCATTGCAGGGAAAACTTCTAGTTGCTAATTTACGTGGACAGCAACTGCTTGTTATCTCACTAAATAGAGATGGAAGCGTAGTTAATAATGTAGAATCGTGGTTCAAAAACGAATATGGACGTTTACGTGAGGTTATTCAGGCTAAAGATGGATCAATTTACATTACAACGAGTAATAGAGATGGAAGAGGAAATATTAATACAGGTGATGATAAAATTATTAGGCTTATTTTAAAATAA
- a CDS encoding MarR family winged helix-turn-helix transcriptional regulator, which translates to MEIINESIEVSRLFQEVMSLFRLNMKKIIERTGMTAPQGMVIGLLHKNKKMKVTELSKQLHLPNSTVSGIIDKLEEQDAVIRERSEDDKRVVYVSISPKFIEIHKNFNKQIEHNIESILNQGTQEELNKISEGLIIFKRLLSENNAN; encoded by the coding sequence ATGGAGATTATTAATGAAAGTATAGAGGTATCGAGATTATTTCAAGAAGTAATGAGTTTATTTAGATTAAATATGAAAAAAATAATTGAGCGGACTGGAATGACAGCTCCTCAAGGTATGGTTATTGGACTATTACATAAAAATAAGAAGATGAAAGTGACTGAATTAAGCAAGCAGCTACATTTACCTAATAGTACAGTATCAGGTATTATTGATAAACTTGAAGAACAGGATGCTGTTATAAGAGAAAGAAGTGAAGATGATAAGAGAGTTGTATATGTAAGTATATCTCCAAAGTTTATTGAAATTCATAAGAATTTTAATAAACAAATTGAACATAATATTGAGAGTATACTAAATCAAGGAACACAAGAAGAGCTTAATAAGATTTCTGAGGGACTAATAATATTCAAAAGACTTTTAAGTGAAAATAACGCTAATTAA